In the Daphnia pulicaria isolate SC F1-1A chromosome 2, SC_F0-13Bv2, whole genome shotgun sequence genome, one interval contains:
- the LOC124327279 gene encoding START domain-containing protein 10-like, with protein sequence MEEGMMQVAADEDFEKLWQMVADNSWKLEYQHEDINVWSKHSSSTDLKMIKVKTTFTDVDMWLLFDLLMDGEYRSLWDTAMVESYTLGFLNPNNDVGYYAMSCPPPIQNRDFVLQRSWLATPKKISILNHSITHKDLPPKKYFVRGISYITGYVIEPLPGKSKGLTLAYVSATDPRGAIPTWAVNKGTQYFAPKMMKTLHKACRGYLEWKQLHSPGFKPWLYPEQMDYPKLLVDQNTTVNGANKIMLNDKGNNRDSKEMASI encoded by the exons ATGGAAGAGGGAATGATGCAAGTTGCAGCTGATGAGGATTTCGAGAAGCTTTGGCAAATGGTCGCAGATAACTCTTGGAAGCTAGAATATCAGCATGAAGACATTAATGTATGGAGCAAACATTCAAGCAGCAcagatttaaaaatgataaaa gtGAAAACAACTTTTACTGATGTTGATATGTGGCTTTTATTTGACCTCCTCATGGATGGGGAGTATCGTTCACTCTGGGATACTGCTATGGTTGAGTCTTATACTTTGGGTTTCTTAAATCCCAACAATGATGTTGGTTATTATGCCA TGTCGTGCCCGCCGCCGATTCAGAACCGCGATTTCGTCCTTCAACGTTCGTGGTTAGCCACTCCCAAGAAAATTTCTATCCTAAATCATTCCATTACGCACAAAGaccttccccccaaaaaatatttcgtcAGAGGAATATCCTACATAACAG GCTACGTAATTGAACCTTTACCGGGGAAATCCAAGGGCCTGACACTCGCATATGTGTCTGCAACTGATCCCAGAGGAGCAATTCCCACTTGGGCCGTCAATAAAGGCACTCAATATTTTGCACCAAAg ATGATGAAAACGTTGCACAAAGCATGTCGGGGATATTTAGAATGGAAACAGCTACATAGTCCGGGTTTTAAGCCATGGCTGTATCCTGAACAGATGGACTATCCAAAACTACTAGTCGACCAA AACACCACTGTAAATGGTGCTAACAAGATTATGTTGAACGACAAAGGGAACAATCGAGACAGCAAAGAAATGGCGTCAATTTAA
- the LOC124327065 gene encoding caseinolytic peptidase B protein homolog encodes MQHFQNLLREFRYLSKKQSYQLFYRQRESSLLPYSFLLSKYNGRRFRHSSYNSPNDNFRVIPFMAFGIMVAHCAKEDDGNNKLSTVYDHPLFRAARKGNAIAVERLCKNGADPNQRHPLGWTPLHVAAVQGNVDVVKVLLKCGANPDLGDDFSNLNLKAREKGLHWLGVMETREEEFSDRLNNRATFSGCTALHYACIIDDAACVAALLDAGANPSLANLGGHKPIDYANSDAMRKLLESYIIKYEDMVKERAAEERRKYPLELRLKENIIGQEAAIATVASAIRRKEGGWIDEEHPLVFLFLGSSGIGKTELAKQVSNYLNPKSSEGFIRLDMSEYQNKHEVAKLIGSPPGYVGYEEGGQLTKKLKKCPNAVVLLDEVDKAHPDVLTVLLQLFDEGRITDGRGKTIFCKDAIFIMTSNLANDEIADHALQLRHEAEVAAKQRTKSDKEAEMPSISLCISREFCEFIVRPILKRHFGRDEFLGRINEFVFFFPFSRNELHQLVKKELDFWAQKAKDRYDVDLSWDGQVLDALCLGYNVAYGARSVKYEVEREVVSLLSNSQQFHGFPRGALLQLYVDYGGNGSSNDSARNPQIRLRIKNKDSVEFTEFSSSVRHLLPTDVPQRIDP; translated from the exons ATGCAACATTTTCAAAACTTGTTAAGGGAATTTCGATATCTTTCCAAAAAACAGTCTTACCAGTTATTTTATCGGCAGCGTGAGTCTTCTCTACTGCCATACAGTTTTTTATTGAGCAAATACAACGGCCGAAGATTTCGCCATTCCAGTTACAACTCTCCAAATGACAATTTCCGTGTGATACCATTTATGGCTTTTGGCATCATGGTTGCACATTGTGCAAAAGAAGATGATGGAAACAACAAACTCAGTACTGTTTATG ATCACCCATTGTTCAGAGCTGCCAGAAAAGGAAATGCAATTGCTGTTGAACGTCTCTGTAAGAATGGCGCAGATCCAAATCAAAG acaTCCTTTAGGATGGACTCCACTGCATGTTGCAGCAGTTCAAGGAAATGTTGATGTTGTAAAAGTTTTGTTGAAG TGTGGAGCTAACCCAGATCTGGGAGATGATTTCAGCAATCTCAATTTGAAAGCAAGAGAAAAAGGGCTTCACTGGTTGGGtg TAATGGAAActcgagaagaagaattttcggACCGTCTTAATAATCGCGCCACCTTTAGTGGATGCACGGCGTTGCATTATGCGTGCATCATTGACGAcgccg CTTGTGTAGCAGCATTATTGGATGCAGGAGCCAATCCATCACTTGCAAATCTCGGTGGACACAAGCCAATTGATTACGCTAATAGTGATGCCATGAGAAAACTTTTAGAAAGTTACATTATAAAA tATGAGGACATGGTGAAAGAAAGAGCTGCAGAAGAGAGACGTAAATATCCGTTGGAATTacgattaaaagaaaacattattGGTCAAGAGGCGGCAATTGCTACGGTTGCGTCCG CTATACGAAGGAAAGAAGGTGGTTGGATCGACGAGGAGCAtcctttggtttttcttttcctcggcTCATCAGGAATTGGAAAGACAGAACTCGCTAAACAA GTTTCAAACTATTTGAACCCGAAAAGTTCCGAAGGATTCATTCGTTTGGACATGTCCGAATATCAGAACAAACACGAG gtcgCCAAATTAATTGGATCTCCTCCTGGCTATGTTGGTTATGAAGAAGGCGGACAGCTGAcaaagaaacttaaaaaatgccCTAAC GCTGTCGTGTTACTTGATGAGGTAGACAAGGCACATCCCGATGTATTGACTGTTCTACTCCAGCTATTTGACGAA GGAAGAATTACAGACGGACGAGGCAAAACGATATTTTGCAAAGATGCCATTTTCATTATGACTTCAAATTTAGCCAATGACGAGATCGCCGACCATGCCCTACAACTACGTCATGAAGCTGAAGTTGCAGCTAaacaacgaacaaaaagtGATAAAGAAG CCGAAATGCCTTCCATATCTCTTTGCATTTCTCGAGAATTCTGCGAGTTCATTGTTCGTCCAATCCTCAAg cGCCATTTTGGTCGTGATGAATTTCTAGGGAGAATAAATGAAttcgtcttctttttccccttttcaag AAATGAACTCCACCAGCttgtaaaaaaagaactggACTTTTGGGCCCAAAAG GCTAAAGATCGGTATGACGTGGACTTATCGTGGGACGGACAAGTACTGGATGCACTATGCCTTGGGTACAATGTGGCTTACGGAGCCCGAAGTGTCAAGTATGAAGTGGAACGAGAGGTGGTAAGCCTACTCTCTAATTCTCAACAATTTCACGGCTTTCCACGTGGAGCTTTGCTACAGTTATACGTTGACTATGGCGGGAACGGATCTTCAAATGATTCAGCGCGTAATCCACAAATCCGCTTGcgtattaaaaataaagacaGTGTCGAGTTTACAGAATTTTCTTCATCTGTGCGACATTTGCTTCCAACAGACGTTCCACAGCGAATTGAtccctaa
- the LOC124327331 gene encoding uncharacterized protein LOC124327331 gives MACQEFRKEVDAVFPEHISRLHRGAADGTPNRRNQRRFLYREAQPSAGAIGRYRTQPVTFDEIKEVDEEVLNEEVLPDDSAATVAQSEEDLMQQKFQKLRLRRRGSHRTARRPLLRPSNSHDESEFDCSSYASQPQSTGSDQTQHFLSST, from the exons ATGGCTTGCCAAGAGTTTAGGAAAGAGGTAGACGCCGTTTTTCCCGAGCACATATCTCGACTACATCGCGGTGCAGCCGACGGAACTCCGAATCGACGCAACCAGCGGAGGTTCCTGTATCGGGAGGCGCAGCCATCGGCCGGAGCTATTGGCCGTTACCGCACGCAGCCCGTCACCTTCGATGAAATCAAG GAAGTAGACGAAGAAGTTCTCAACGAAGAAGTCCTCCCCGACGACAGCGCTGCCACAGTCGCGCAATCAGAGGAAGATTTGATGCAGCAGAAATTCCAAAAGTTGAGATTACGTCGCAGAGGCTCCCATCGCACAGCTCGTCGACCTCTTCTTAG GCCATCTAACAGTCATGACGAATCAGAGTTTGATTGCAGTTCTTATGCTTCTCAACCACAGTCAACTGGCTCCGACCAAACTCAACATTTTCTGTCGTCTACTTGa
- the LOC124327062 gene encoding xaa-Pro aminopeptidase 1-like: MAAKQTTQILKRLRSLMKDTTFVTEAIQAYIVPSGDAHQSEYLADSDQRRAFVSGFTGSAGTAVITETDACLWTDGRYFNQAEKQLDANWTLMKEGIPTTPTQGAWLAKTLPVGSKVGVDPRLFSKDQWTPLSKTLKSNGHILVPVERNIVDAIWDDKPPPPSHVIQPLGIEFTGKSWQDKVKDVIQEMDAKNCSLLLLTALDDIAWLLNLRGSDIQYNPVFFSWALVKTNGEIHLFVDPSKVTLSVRQHLNLEADVEMAELVSSQTNNNVLAILHPYEDVDGFLAAEIPQQPKKIWISDKSAVAFSNLVPEDILCSDVSPVVFMKAIKNPVEMAGMENAHIKDAAALCCFFAWLEKEVESQRVVTEISAADKLAGFRAEQADFVGLSFDTISSSGSNAAIIHYKPSPETDRPINDREIYLCDSGGQYKDGTTDVTRTVHFGCPTPFERQCFTRVLKGQMSLATCLFPSKIKGNVLDVLARKALWDVGLDYLHGTSHGVGHYLCVHEGPMGISWRVYPDDPGLSENMVLSNEPGFYQDGEFGIRIENLVKIVSAKPENNFKDRKFCTFENLTFVPIQQKMIIAEMLTKEEVAYIDQYHTQCRDKVAPLLQKMNKKEGLNWLMRETEPVG, encoded by the exons ATGGCGGCTAAACAGACTACCCAAATTCTAAAACGTCTTCGGAGTTTGATGAAAGATACAACTTTCGTTACGGAAGCTATCCAAGCTTACATTGTACCAAGTGGAGATGCACATCAG AGTGAATATTTAGCTGACAGTGATCAGCGTAGGGCTTTTGTCTCTGGGTTTACTGGTTCAGCTGGTACGGCTGTCATAACAGAAACAGATGCATGCCTGTGGACTGATGGCCGTTACTTCAATCAAGCTGAGAAACAATTGGATGCAAATTGGACATTAATGAAAGAag GTATACCTACTACTCCAACTCAAGGAGCTTGGCTTGCCAAAACATTACCAGTAGGATCAAAAGTTGGTGTGGATCCAAGACTATTTTCCAAAGACCAATGGACTCCTTTATCAAAAACTCTAAAATCCAATGGCCACATTCTGGTTCCAGTGGAAAGGAATATAGtagatgccatttgggatgaTAAACCCCCACCTCCATCCCATGTTATTCAACCTCTTGGAATTGAATTTACTG GTAAATCTTGGCAAGACAAAGTTAAAGATGTCATTCAAGAAATGGATGCCAAAAACTGCTCCTTGTTATTACTGACTGCTCTTGATGATATTGCAT GGTTGCTAAACTTACGTGGTTCTGATATTCAGTACAATCCTGTATTTTTCTCATGGGCGCTGGTCAAAACGAATGGAGAAATTCATTTATTCGTCGACCCATCTAAAGTGACACTCTCGGTTAGACAGCATTTAAATCTGGAAGCTGACGTTGAAATGGCAGAACTGGTTTCGTCTCAGACCAACAACAATGTATTGGCTATTCTGCACCCGTACGAGGATGTTGACGGATTCTTGGCTGCTGAA ATTCCACAGCAACCGAAGAAGATCTGGATAAGCGACAAAAGTGCAGTCGCATTTTCAAATCTAGTTCCTGAAGATATCCTTTGTAGTGATGTGTCGCCTGTTGTTTTCATGAAAGCGATCAAGAATCCAGTCGAGATGGCCG GCATGGAAAACGCGCACATCAAGGACGCAGCTGCTCTCTGTTGTTTCTTTGCGTGGTTGGAGAAAGAAGTTGAATCGCAGCGAGTTGTGACTGAAATATCTGCCGCCGATAAACTAGCTGGCTTTCGTGCTGAGCAAGCCGATTTTGTTGGTTTGAGTTTTGACACGATTAGTTCGTCGGGTTCCAACGCAGCTATCATTCATTACAAACCCAGTCCTGAGACGGACCGTCCCATTAATGACCGCGAAATTTACCTTTGTGATTCCGGTGGACAGTACAAGGATGGTACAACTGACGTAACACGCACTGTACATTTTGGATGCCCTACACCCTTTGAGCGCCAATGCTTTACCCGCGTTCTGAAGGGTCAAATGAGTTTGGCTACCTGCCTTTTCCCATCCAAAATTAAA GGCAATGTATTGGATGTTTTGGCGCGCAAGGCTTTGTGGGACGTTGGCCTTGATTATCTTCATGGCACGAGTCACGGAGTTGGTCATTACCTCTGCGTTCACGAAGGCCCAATGGGAATTTCTTGGAGAGTTTACCCAGACGATCCG GGTCTAAGCGAGAATATGGTTCTTTCAAATGAACCAGGTTTTTATCAAGACGGAGAATTCGGAATTCGCATCGAAAATTTGGTTAAAATAGTGTCAGCCAAACCCGAGAACAATTTCAAAGACCGCAAATTTTGTACTTTTGAAAATCTAACTTTTGTCCCCATCCAGCAAAAGAT GATCATTGCTGAAATGTTGACCAAGGAAGAG GTTGCTTACATCGACCAATACCATACCCAGTGTCGTGATAAAGTAGCGCCTCTTTTACAGAAgatgaacaaaaaagaaggctTGAATTGGCTTATGAGAGAAACGGAACCGGTTGGCTAA
- the LOC124327342 gene encoding keratin-associated protein 19-2-like, whose protein sequence is MVARYTSIVSIAVILCLACGVQAGTPLVGYGSNTFNEIFSTGFQNGLGGYGAGTVAGAIGAYGQFTGIGTVGVGQALTAGKGYNPYAGGGGSGGNGFGGFGTGQTGNYH, encoded by the exons ATGGTTGCCAGATATACCAGCATCGTTTCCATC GCCGTCATTCTTTGCTTGGCTTGCGGAGTACAAGCCGGTACCCCTCTTGTCGGGTATGGAAGTAACACTTTCAATGAAATATTCTCCACCGGATTTCAAAACGGCCTAGGCGGCTATGGAGCTGG TACTGTTGCCGGAGCCATTGGTGCCTACGGTCAATTCACTGGAATCGGTACCGTTGGAGTTG GTCAAGCGCTGACTGCCGGAAAAGGCTACAACCCCTAcgccggtggtggtg GCTCTGGCGGCAATGGTTTCGGTGGTTTCGGAACTGGGCAAACTGGTAACTACCACTAA
- the LOC124327224 gene encoding cyclin-H-like produces the protein MFATSTQRSFWMFKDENDVSNARLSANIKYISSRGRNMTVEEQELHFLNVTEEKILIMSYEYQLRDFCRKFLPPMPRYVIGTALHYLKRFYVNNSVMDYPPKEILVTCVYLACKVEEFNVSMDQFVGNLKGDREKAASIILNNELLLMQQLDYQLTVHNPFRPLEGLMIDMKTRFPTFSDPERLRSGIDEFLEQVFYTDAILIYSPSQISLAAIIHSASTSKENVDEYITKILFSEDQKRLLNLIEAVKKIRVMVRNVQTPHRDVIKALEKKLQLCCNPDNNSESPAFKKRMKQSFDDEESFEDGQYPSTNSDQVRSMLMGMSEMGKI, from the exons ATGTTTGCAACGAGTACCCAGCGTAGTTTTTGGATGTTTAAAGATGAAAATGATGTTTCTAATGCCCGGCTCAGTGCCAacataaaatatatttcaagCCGAGGGAGAAATATGACT GTTGAAGAGCAAGAACTCCATTTTTTGAACGTGACAgaggaaaaaattttgattatgaGTTATGAATACCAGCTCAGAGACTTTTGCAGAAAATTCCTCCCTCCTATGCCTCGCTATGTGATAGGAACAGCTTTGCACTACCTAAAGCGTTTCTATGTCAACAATTCTGTCATGGACTATCCACCCAAAGAGATCCT TGTTACTTGTGTCTACTTGGCTTGTAAAGTGGAAGAGTTCAATGTTTCTATGGATCAATTTGTTGGTAACCTGAAAGGAGACAGAGAAAAGGCTGCTTCCATTATTTTGAACAATGAACTTCTTCTAATGCAACAACTTGACTATCAATTGACTGTCCATAATCCTTTTCGACC GCTTGAAGGCTTGATGATTGACATGAAAACAAGATTTCCAACCTTCAGTGACCCTGAGAGACTGAGATCAGGAATTGATGAATTCCTCGAACAAGTTTTTTACACTGACGCTATTTTGATCTACTCCCCGTCTCAAATTTCTCTGGCAGCCATCATTCATTCCGCGAGCACTTCTAAGGAAAATGTCGACGAATACATtacgaaaattttgttttccgaaGACCAGAAACGCTTATTAAATCTCATAGAAGCAGTGAAAA AAATCCGTGTGATGGTGCGGAACGTTCAAACACCTCATCGAGATGTCATCAAAGCTTTGGAAAAGAAGCTTCAACTCTGCTGCAATCCCGATAACAACAGTGAAAGCCCAGC atTCAAGAAGAGGATGAAGCAATCTTTTGACGACGAAGAATCTTTCGAAGATGGACAGTATCCGTCCACCAACTCAGATCAAGTTCGCAGTATGTTAATGGGAATGTCCGAAATGGGTAAAATTTAA